The following coding sequences are from one Arachis hypogaea cultivar Tifrunner chromosome 7, arahy.Tifrunner.gnm2.J5K5, whole genome shotgun sequence window:
- the LOC112703026 gene encoding isocitrate dehydrogenase [NAD] catalytic subunit 5, mitochondrial produces MASSGLQLLKRTLGNRSTAARFFSSAPIRATLFPGDGIGPEIAESVKQIFKADDVPIEWEEHYVGTEIDPRTQSFLTWESLESVRKNQVGLKGPMATPIGKGHRSLNLTLRKELNLYANVRPCYSLPGYKTRYDNVNLITIRENTEGEYSGLEHQVVRGVVESLKIITRQASLRVAEYAFHYAKAHGRERVSAIHKANIMQKTDGLFLKCCREVAEKYPEIKYEEVVIDNCCMMLVKNPALFDVLVMPNLYGDIISDLCAGLVGGLGLTPSCNIGEGGIALAEAVHGSAPDIAGKNLANPTALLLSGVSMLRHLNLHDKADQIQNAILNTIAEGKYRTADLGGKAKTTEFTKAIIDHL; encoded by the exons ATGGCTTCTTCTGGCTTACAGCTTCTCAAACGAACCCTTGGAAACCGCTCCACCGCTGCCAGATTCTTCTCCTCCGCTCCGATCCGTGCCACTCTCTTCCCCGGCGACGGTATTGGCCCCGAAATCGCCGAATCTGTCAAACAG ATATTCAAAGCAGATGATGTGCCCATAGAGTGGGAAGAGCACTATGTAGGGACTGAAATTGACCCTAGAACACAGAGCTTTCTGACATGGGAAAGTTTGGAATCAGTTCGGAAAAATCAGGTTGGCTTGAAAGGGCCAATGGCCACCCCAATTGGTAAAGGCCATCGTTCGTTGAACCTTACCCTAAGAAAAGAACTTAATCTGTATGCAAATGTTCGTCCCTGCTATAGCCTTCCTGGCTACAAAACTCGGTATGATAATGTAAATCTCATCACAATCCGTGAAAACACAGAAGGAGAGTACAGTGGGCTTGAACATCAG GTTGTGAGAGGTGTAGTAGAAAGTCTCAAAATCATTACACGCCAAGCAAGTTTAAGGGTCGCTGAGTATGCTTTCCACTATGCCAAAGCACATGGGAGAGAGAGGGTATCTGCTATTCACAAGGCCAACATTATGCAGAAGACTGATGGTCTTTTCCTCAAG TGTTGTCGTGAGGTCGCGGAGAAGTATCCTGAGATAAAGTATGAGGAAGTTGTCATTGACAATTGCTGCATGATG CTTGTGAAGAATCCTGCTCTTTTTGATGTACTAGTGATGCCAAACCTGTATGGCGACATTATTAGTGACCTTTGTGCTGGCTTGGTTGGGGGTTTGGGCTTGACACCAAG CTGCAACATTGGTGAGGGAGGTATTGCACTAGCTGAGGCTGTACATGGTTCAGCACCTGATATTGCTGGAAAG AATTTGGCAAATCCAACTGCTTTACTGCTGAGTGGTGTTTCAATGTTGCGCCATTTGAATCTCCATGACAAAGCAGACCAAATTCAAAATGCCATCCTCAACACAATTGCAGAAGGGAAGTACCGAACTGCTGATCTCGGAGGCAAAGCAAAGACAACCGAGTTCACCAAAGCAATTATTGATCATCTCTAA